A single window of Jiangella alkaliphila DNA harbors:
- a CDS encoding ABC transporter permease translates to MRALHAVGRAALIAVPVLLIATFITFGLGALSDQNPAAAAMGETATQADIDRLNHEFGLDRPFLERYVTWIADAVTGDLGRSWFTHIPVAESIAQRLPVSLSIAALALLLAVVLGAAAGIGAALTAGSWFDRAVTAVCAALSTIPAFVAGIALIVVFSVLVPVFPAGGYVPPSQGVGPWLTYLILPAVALSLDSAADLARQLRTGLVGTLRENYVTGAVVRGLGPRRVVFGHALRNGAGPALAVLGLHVPRLIGGAVITETVFAMPGLGQLATTGALQGDVPVVQGTLLVAIALVLVSSLVVNVALARLRPGSGRTV, encoded by the coding sequence GTGCGGGCACTCCACGCGGTCGGCCGGGCCGCACTGATCGCCGTTCCGGTGCTGCTGATCGCGACGTTCATCACGTTCGGGCTCGGCGCGCTGAGCGACCAGAACCCGGCCGCCGCGGCGATGGGCGAGACGGCGACGCAGGCCGACATCGACCGGCTCAACCACGAGTTCGGGCTGGACCGGCCGTTCCTGGAGCGGTACGTCACCTGGATCGCCGACGCGGTCACCGGCGACCTCGGCCGGTCCTGGTTCACCCACATCCCGGTCGCCGAGAGCATCGCGCAGCGGCTGCCGGTCAGCCTGTCGATCGCGGCGCTGGCGCTGCTGCTGGCAGTCGTGCTGGGCGCGGCGGCCGGCATCGGAGCGGCGCTCACCGCCGGCAGCTGGTTCGACCGGGCGGTGACGGCGGTGTGCGCGGCGCTGTCGACGATCCCGGCGTTCGTGGCCGGCATCGCGCTGATCGTGGTGTTCTCGGTGCTGGTGCCGGTCTTCCCGGCCGGCGGGTACGTGCCGCCGTCGCAGGGCGTCGGGCCGTGGCTGACGTACCTGATCCTGCCCGCGGTCGCGCTCAGCCTGGACAGCGCCGCCGACCTCGCCCGCCAGCTGCGCACCGGCCTGGTCGGGACGCTGCGGGAGAACTACGTGACCGGCGCCGTCGTCCGCGGCCTCGGCCCGCGCCGGGTGGTGTTCGGGCACGCGCTGCGCAACGGCGCGGGGCCGGCGCTCGCGGTGCTCGGGCTGCACGTGCCGCGGCTGATCGGCGGCGCCGTCATCACCGAGACGGTGTTCGCGATGCCCGGCCTCGGGCAGCTGGCCACGACCGGCGCGCTGCAGGGCGACGTGCCGGTCGTGCAGGGGACGCTGCTGGTGGCGATCGCGCTGGTGCTGGTCTCCAGCCTGGTCGTCAACGTGGCCCTGGCGCGGCTGCGGCCGGGATCGGGGCGGACGGTATGA
- a CDS encoding LysR family transcriptional regulator, which yields MSAVLDIVPLRSLVAVAECGGFHRAAAALHITQSAVSQHVRKLEKVLDRPLVVRDGRRGRFTPEGEALLAEARRILFAHDEALRRLGVESSDGVIVVGSSEHAADQLLPEIATALRNVFPRRQVRFRLDRSGRLAQAVDNGSVDVAVVLSADRGEFAGMLPLRWYAAPSFRLPPPGEPLPLVVFDEPCALRRRAVEALSAAGREPAIACEAAYLAGILAAARAGLGVAVLAGVGGRPEGLVPLAGLPPIEPTALRIRVRAGAPSSLASVAASAVAQVVAGP from the coding sequence ATGAGCGCGGTCCTCGACATCGTGCCGCTGCGCAGCCTCGTCGCCGTCGCCGAGTGCGGCGGCTTCCACCGCGCCGCGGCCGCCCTGCACATCACCCAGTCCGCGGTCAGCCAGCACGTTCGCAAGCTGGAGAAGGTGCTCGACCGGCCGCTCGTGGTCCGCGACGGGCGGCGCGGCCGCTTCACCCCCGAGGGCGAGGCGCTGCTGGCCGAGGCCCGGCGCATCCTCTTCGCGCACGACGAGGCGCTGCGCCGGCTCGGCGTCGAGTCGTCCGACGGCGTCATCGTGGTCGGCTCCTCCGAGCACGCGGCCGACCAGCTGCTGCCGGAGATCGCGACGGCGCTGCGGAACGTGTTCCCGCGGCGGCAGGTCCGGTTCCGGCTGGACCGTAGCGGCCGGCTCGCCCAGGCCGTCGACAACGGCAGCGTCGACGTCGCGGTCGTGCTCAGCGCCGACCGCGGGGAGTTCGCCGGCATGCTGCCGCTGCGTTGGTACGCCGCGCCGTCGTTCCGGCTGCCGCCACCCGGCGAGCCGCTGCCGCTGGTGGTGTTCGACGAGCCGTGCGCCCTGCGGCGCCGGGCGGTCGAGGCGCTCAGCGCGGCCGGGCGGGAGCCGGCCATCGCCTGTGAGGCGGCGTACCTCGCGGGCATCCTGGCGGCGGCCCGGGCCGGTCTCGGGGTCGCGGTGCTGGCGGGCGTGGGCGGGCGGCCCGAGGGGCTGGTGCCGCTGGCCGGCCTGCCGCCGATCGAGCCGACGGCGCTGCGCATCCGGGTCCGCGCCGGTGCGCCGTCGTCGCTGGCCTCCGTCGCTGCGTCGGCCGTGGCGCAGGTGGTCGCGGGTCCCTGA
- a CDS encoding PTS mannose/fructose/sorbose/N-acetylgalactosamine transporter subunit IIC, with protein MTLWQAFLIALVVALAYLARRILGDPQLERPIILGPAVGLIAGDLETGLIVGGTLELIFIGAATFGGTAPPNVAIGAAVGTALAISAGQGAETALVAAVPAAVLGTFCELFAKTVCSFLVHRADAAAAQARGRTIVGIIWIGNAIHFLAYFVPTFLVLQFGANALEGVLSALSDDVQNALNTSAAMLPAVGFGILLSVLYNKALFPIFFAGFALAAFTDFTVIGVAIIATALVVTILRNRTPQTPSSPQSSALI; from the coding sequence ATGACGCTGTGGCAGGCGTTCCTCATCGCGCTGGTGGTGGCTCTGGCCTACCTGGCGCGCCGCATCCTCGGCGACCCGCAGCTGGAACGGCCGATCATCCTCGGTCCCGCCGTCGGCTTGATCGCCGGCGACCTGGAGACCGGGCTGATCGTCGGCGGCACCCTGGAGCTGATCTTCATCGGCGCCGCGACCTTCGGCGGCACCGCGCCGCCGAACGTGGCCATCGGCGCGGCCGTCGGCACGGCGCTGGCCATCTCCGCCGGCCAGGGTGCCGAGACGGCGCTGGTGGCGGCGGTCCCCGCGGCGGTGCTCGGCACCTTCTGCGAGCTGTTCGCGAAGACCGTCTGCTCGTTCCTGGTGCACCGCGCCGACGCGGCCGCCGCACAAGCACGAGGACGGACGATCGTGGGGATCATCTGGATCGGCAATGCGATCCACTTCCTCGCGTACTTCGTGCCGACCTTCCTGGTGCTCCAGTTCGGCGCCAACGCGCTGGAGGGCGTGCTCTCCGCGCTGAGCGACGACGTCCAGAACGCGCTGAACACGTCCGCGGCGATGCTGCCCGCGGTCGGCTTCGGGATCCTGCTGTCGGTGCTCTACAACAAGGCGCTGTTCCCGATCTTCTTCGCCGGGTTCGCCCTCGCGGCGTTCACCGACTTCACGGTGATCGGCGTCGCCATCATCGCGACCGCGCTGGTCGTCACCATCCTGCGCAACCGCACGCCGCAGACGCCGTCGAGCCCGCAGTCGTCGGCGCTGATCTGA
- a CDS encoding TPM domain-containing protein → MTATRWRGWVTLGVVAFVSLLAAGPASAEPPFNVPGMITDRAGALSGDDDERIQDSFDRLTDESGLQLFVVYVDSFDGLDGQTWANETATASGLGTDDILLAVAVEDRSFGISVTDELDLTDEQLDDVRQNDIRPALSDEDWAGAAIAGADGYREAATGSGGGSATPWVVGGVAVVGVGAAGWWVLRRRRRAQNGVATGPDGQPLDELAGLSLDELDKRASGALVDIDDALKTSEQELGFAQAQFGIEATTEFGAVLEQAKTDVAGAFTLRQRLDDAEPETEQQARAMTTQIIVTCRDVSDALDAQADAFDQLRDLHARVPQVLDETAQRATEVEQRLPAARAQLEQLALGYPPTALASVSANPDQAGRLLTAAQEAVAAGKRSLESDDRAAAVAQARAAEDAVGQAAKLLDSVAGAKDELETAAQRIGTAIESVSQDIADAARLAPSDPAVTAASAAAQQAVAAGRDAAQGDPLAALRQLADAETKLDDLLAPVRAAAEEAERARTALNETLGRVTSQVKAVNDFIETRRGAVGTEARTRLSEAARHLSQGQSLASSDPAAALDAVTRADELSRQAQQLAEQDVQQWERQQRGAQGGGTDLGSLILGGILINSMGRGGGIFGGGSGGGFGGGSGGGSGGGSGGGFGRSSGGGSAGRRSPGSFGGGGTRGRRGGGGRF, encoded by the coding sequence GTGACTGCCACGCGTTGGCGGGGGTGGGTAACGCTCGGCGTCGTCGCGTTCGTCTCACTCCTCGCCGCCGGACCGGCATCGGCCGAGCCGCCGTTCAACGTGCCGGGAATGATCACGGACCGCGCCGGTGCGCTCTCCGGCGACGACGACGAGCGCATCCAGGACTCGTTCGACCGGCTGACCGACGAGTCGGGGCTGCAGCTGTTCGTGGTCTATGTCGACTCCTTCGACGGCCTGGACGGCCAGACCTGGGCCAACGAGACCGCCACCGCCTCCGGCCTCGGCACCGACGACATCCTGCTCGCGGTCGCCGTCGAGGACCGGTCGTTCGGGATCTCGGTCACCGACGAGCTGGACCTCACCGACGAGCAACTGGACGACGTCCGGCAGAACGACATCCGCCCGGCGCTGAGCGACGAGGACTGGGCCGGCGCCGCCATCGCCGGAGCCGACGGGTACCGCGAGGCGGCCACCGGCTCGGGCGGCGGCTCGGCCACGCCCTGGGTGGTCGGCGGCGTGGCGGTGGTCGGCGTGGGCGCGGCCGGCTGGTGGGTCCTGCGCCGGCGCAGGCGCGCTCAGAACGGCGTCGCGACGGGGCCGGACGGCCAGCCGCTGGACGAGCTGGCTGGGCTGTCGCTGGACGAGCTCGACAAGCGCGCCAGCGGGGCACTGGTCGACATCGACGACGCGTTGAAGACGTCCGAGCAGGAGCTGGGGTTCGCCCAGGCGCAGTTCGGCATCGAGGCGACCACCGAGTTCGGCGCGGTGCTGGAGCAGGCGAAGACCGACGTCGCCGGAGCGTTCACGCTACGCCAGCGGCTCGACGACGCCGAGCCCGAGACCGAGCAGCAGGCCCGGGCGATGACCACCCAGATCATCGTGACCTGCCGCGACGTCAGCGACGCGCTGGACGCCCAGGCGGACGCGTTCGACCAGCTGCGCGACCTGCACGCCCGCGTCCCCCAGGTGCTGGACGAGACCGCCCAGCGCGCGACCGAGGTCGAGCAGCGGCTGCCCGCCGCCCGGGCCCAGCTCGAGCAGCTCGCGCTCGGCTATCCCCCGACCGCGCTGGCCTCGGTGAGCGCGAACCCGGACCAGGCCGGCCGCCTCCTGACCGCGGCCCAGGAAGCCGTCGCCGCCGGCAAGCGGTCGCTGGAGTCCGACGACCGCGCGGCCGCCGTCGCCCAGGCGCGCGCCGCCGAGGACGCCGTCGGGCAGGCGGCCAAGCTGCTCGACTCCGTCGCCGGCGCCAAGGACGAACTGGAGACCGCCGCCCAGCGCATCGGCACTGCCATCGAGTCGGTGTCGCAGGACATCGCCGACGCCGCCCGGCTGGCGCCGTCCGACCCGGCCGTCACCGCCGCCAGTGCGGCCGCCCAGCAGGCCGTCGCCGCCGGTCGCGACGCCGCGCAGGGCGACCCGCTGGCCGCCCTCCGGCAACTCGCCGACGCCGAGACGAAACTGGACGACCTGCTCGCCCCGGTGCGGGCCGCCGCCGAGGAGGCCGAGCGCGCCCGTACCGCCCTGAACGAGACGCTGGGCCGGGTGACGTCGCAGGTCAAGGCCGTCAACGACTTCATCGAGACGCGGCGCGGCGCGGTCGGCACCGAGGCCCGGACCCGGCTGTCGGAGGCGGCACGGCACCTCTCGCAGGGCCAGTCGCTCGCGTCGTCGGACCCCGCGGCCGCCCTCGACGCCGTCACGCGCGCGGACGAGCTGTCGCGGCAGGCGCAGCAGCTGGCCGAGCAGGACGTCCAGCAGTGGGAGCGGCAGCAGCGCGGTGCGCAGGGCGGCGGGACCGACCTCGGCTCGCTGATCCTCGGCGGCATCCTCATCAACTCGATGGGCCGTGGCGGCGGGATCTTCGGCGGCGGCTCCGGCGGTGGGTTCGGCGGCGGCTCCGGCGGCGGCTCCGGCGGCGGCTCCGGCGGCGGCTTCGGCCGGAGCTCCGGCGGCGGTTCCGCGGGCCGCCGCTCGCCGGGCAGTTTCGGAGGGGGCGGCACCCGGGGTCGCCGGGGAGGCGGTGGGCGCTTCTGA
- a CDS encoding PTS system mannose/fructose/N-acetylgalactosamine-transporter subunit IIB, with product MDIALIRVDDRLIHGQVVMGWTQALGIQQILVADDPTAANPTQKNLMLLAVPAGVRADILTIADSARIVEQSTSDVKTIVVVKGPAELKALYDAGLKMTEVNVGNVHTGPGRRRLTKEVHATDDEIAIWRELSAKGVHLEAQWLPGAARTDLGKLVADLPL from the coding sequence ATGGACATCGCTCTGATCCGCGTCGACGACCGGCTGATCCACGGCCAGGTCGTCATGGGATGGACCCAGGCGCTGGGGATCCAGCAGATCCTGGTGGCCGACGACCCCACGGCGGCGAACCCGACGCAGAAGAACCTGATGCTGCTCGCGGTGCCGGCCGGCGTTCGAGCCGACATCCTGACCATCGCCGACTCCGCCCGCATCGTCGAGCAGTCCACCTCCGACGTCAAGACGATCGTCGTGGTCAAGGGCCCGGCCGAGCTGAAGGCGCTCTACGACGCCGGCCTGAAGATGACCGAGGTGAACGTCGGCAACGTGCACACCGGCCCGGGCCGCCGGCGGCTGACCAAAGAGGTGCACGCCACCGACGACGAGATCGCCATCTGGCGCGAGCTGTCGGCGAAGGGCGTCCACCTCGAGGCCCAGTGGCTGCCCGGCGCCGCCCGCACCGACCTCGGCAAGCTCGTCGCCGACCTGCCACTCTGA
- a CDS encoding ABC transporter substrate-binding protein, producing the protein MKSTRILSVLTAALLVLAGCAGDSTPTSQSGGETSGGSLSWGWHLPSTWDPVTSTVGQDVHVLSLAYAALTKQDVDGNAAPALAESWEYNATGDEVTFTLREGLTFTDGTPLDAEAVRHSLLRGRDAPDSTIGAQLGVVTDVRVDSPTEVTLLLNQPDYQIPLLLSGKTGMIVSPSAVENDVEGLATAPVGAGPFALDEYVPASHATLHKNEDYWDAESILVDDFELRVPPDPTVAVAGVQSGQFDVAVIPPAQIEAARAAGLEVDVIDVFTVRVLDVDNTVEPFDDPRVTQAISHAINRQELVDVAFFGEGDPNWQPFPSDYLAWNEQLDELYTFDQDRARQLLAEAGYPDGVAVTLTTQADNDPLAELLQQQLQEVGIDVTLEVATPGANNYVTRQYPFVVDSFSGRESPLQALEVLFGPEGLMNLGRNAPPEIQQAIDVARATPLEDPGYEQAVQDAVAAAVTTMPNTFLFTWPRIFARDPSVQGFEHYIGTQRFEGVTVGR; encoded by the coding sequence ATGAAGAGCACCCGCATCCTGTCCGTCCTCACCGCCGCCCTACTCGTGCTGGCCGGCTGCGCGGGCGACAGCACCCCCACGAGCCAGAGCGGCGGCGAGACCAGCGGCGGCAGCCTCAGCTGGGGCTGGCACCTGCCGTCGACCTGGGACCCGGTGACGTCCACCGTCGGCCAGGACGTGCACGTGCTGTCCCTCGCCTACGCGGCCCTGACCAAGCAGGACGTCGACGGCAACGCTGCGCCGGCCCTGGCGGAGTCGTGGGAGTACAACGCCACCGGCGACGAGGTCACCTTCACCCTGCGCGAGGGGCTGACGTTCACCGACGGCACGCCGCTGGACGCCGAGGCGGTGCGGCACAGCCTGCTGCGCGGCCGCGACGCGCCGGACTCGACGATCGGCGCGCAGCTCGGGGTCGTCACCGACGTCCGGGTGGACAGCCCGACCGAGGTGACGCTGCTGCTCAACCAGCCCGACTACCAGATCCCGCTGCTGCTGTCGGGCAAGACCGGCATGATCGTCAGCCCGTCGGCGGTCGAGAACGACGTCGAAGGGCTCGCGACCGCACCGGTCGGCGCCGGGCCGTTCGCGCTGGACGAGTACGTGCCCGCATCGCACGCCACACTGCACAAGAACGAGGACTACTGGGACGCCGAGAGCATCCTGGTCGACGACTTCGAGCTGCGGGTGCCGCCGGACCCGACCGTCGCCGTCGCCGGCGTCCAGTCCGGCCAGTTCGACGTCGCCGTCATCCCGCCGGCACAGATCGAGGCGGCCCGCGCGGCCGGCCTCGAGGTGGACGTCATCGACGTGTTCACCGTGCGGGTGCTGGACGTCGACAACACCGTCGAGCCGTTCGACGACCCGCGCGTCACGCAGGCGATCAGCCACGCGATCAACCGGCAGGAACTGGTCGACGTCGCGTTCTTCGGCGAGGGCGACCCGAACTGGCAGCCGTTCCCGAGCGACTACCTCGCCTGGAACGAGCAGCTGGACGAGCTGTACACGTTCGACCAGGACCGCGCCCGCCAGCTGCTGGCCGAGGCCGGCTACCCCGACGGCGTCGCCGTCACGCTGACGACCCAAGCGGACAATGACCCGCTGGCCGAGCTGCTCCAGCAGCAGCTCCAGGAGGTCGGCATCGACGTGACGCTGGAGGTCGCGACGCCCGGCGCGAACAACTACGTGACCCGCCAGTACCCGTTCGTCGTCGACAGCTTCTCCGGCCGCGAGTCGCCACTGCAGGCGCTGGAGGTGCTGTTCGGGCCGGAGGGTCTGATGAACCTCGGCCGCAACGCGCCGCCGGAGATCCAGCAGGCCATCGACGTCGCCCGCGCCACCCCGCTGGAGGACCCCGGCTACGAGCAGGCCGTCCAGGACGCCGTCGCCGCCGCCGTCACCACGATGCCGAACACGTTCCTGTTCACCTGGCCGCGGATCTTCGCCCGCGACCCGTCCGTGCAGGGCTTCGAGCACTACATCGGCACCCAGCGGTTCGAGGGCGTCACGGTGGGGCGGTGA
- a CDS encoding PspA/IM30 family protein, which translates to MAEKQSILGRISQLAKANINSLLDRAEDPELMLDQMVRDYTSNIAEAEQAVAQTIGNLRLAEQDHAEDVRAAGEWGSKALAASQRADQLRASGNTADADKFDNLAKVAIGKQMAAESEARTAEPMIASQREVAEKLKAGLISMKDKLSDLRNKRDELVARAKSAQAQAQVQDAVKSIDIFDPTSEVSRFEEKVRREEAQVAGAAEVAASSIDMQFEELEDTAASVEIEARLAELKGGQAPAIGS; encoded by the coding sequence ATGGCTGAGAAGCAATCGATCCTCGGACGCATCTCCCAACTGGCCAAAGCCAACATCAACTCGCTGCTCGACCGCGCCGAGGATCCTGAGCTGATGCTCGACCAGATGGTGCGCGACTACACCAGCAACATCGCCGAGGCCGAGCAGGCCGTCGCGCAGACCATCGGCAACCTCCGGCTGGCCGAGCAGGACCACGCCGAGGACGTCCGGGCCGCCGGCGAGTGGGGCAGCAAGGCGCTCGCCGCCTCGCAGCGCGCCGACCAGCTGCGGGCGAGCGGCAACACCGCGGACGCCGACAAGTTCGACAACCTCGCCAAGGTGGCCATCGGCAAGCAGATGGCCGCCGAGAGCGAGGCCAGGACCGCCGAGCCGATGATCGCCTCGCAGCGCGAGGTGGCCGAGAAGCTCAAGGCCGGGCTGATCAGCATGAAGGACAAGCTCTCCGACCTCAGGAACAAGCGCGACGAGCTGGTCGCGCGGGCCAAGAGCGCCCAGGCGCAGGCCCAGGTGCAGGACGCCGTCAAGTCCATCGACATCTTCGACCCGACCAGCGAGGTCTCCCGGTTCGAGGAGAAGGTGCGACGCGAGGAGGCGCAGGTCGCCGGCGCCGCCGAGGTCGCGGCGTCGTCCATCGACATGCAGTTCGAGGAGCTCGAGGACACCGCGGCGTCGGTGGAGATCGAGGCCCGGCTGGCCGAGCTGAAGGGCGGCCAGGCGCCGGCCATCGGCAGCTGA
- a CDS encoding PTS system mannose/fructose/sorbose family transporter subunit IID — translation MTENTTTTTTAPEVQDGPDEQRREIRRLTWRGLLLQGGFNYERFQNLGFWWMMRPTLDRLYPDPVDRAAAYQRHLVYFNTNAWVVGPIAGVTASMEQQRARGATELNDEAINSVKVGLMAPLAGIGDSLIFGTIRPILAAVCAGLAIDGNIAGPIIFFLALLAIQVLMRVGGTATGYRTGMQFFEKLSPAQVDQIKQGATIVGLAVTGALVATLLNVTTPWSYTSGEQTIALQDQLDLVLPALLPLTATLIVYALIRRRVSPIWVLLGTLVVGLVLGYFGILG, via the coding sequence ATGACCGAGAACACCACGACCACCACCACAGCCCCCGAGGTGCAGGACGGGCCGGACGAGCAGCGCCGCGAGATCCGGCGGCTGACCTGGCGCGGCCTGCTGCTGCAGGGCGGGTTCAACTACGAACGGTTCCAGAACCTCGGGTTCTGGTGGATGATGCGCCCGACGCTGGACCGGCTGTACCCCGACCCGGTCGACCGCGCCGCCGCCTACCAGCGGCACCTGGTGTACTTCAACACCAACGCGTGGGTGGTCGGCCCGATCGCCGGCGTCACCGCGTCGATGGAGCAGCAGCGCGCCAGGGGCGCTACCGAGCTGAACGACGAGGCCATCAACTCCGTCAAGGTCGGGCTGATGGCGCCGCTGGCCGGCATCGGCGACTCGCTGATCTTCGGCACCATCCGGCCCATCCTGGCGGCGGTCTGCGCCGGGCTGGCCATCGACGGCAACATCGCCGGGCCGATCATCTTCTTCCTGGCGCTGCTGGCCATCCAGGTGCTCATGCGGGTCGGCGGCACGGCGACCGGCTACCGCACCGGCATGCAGTTCTTCGAGAAGCTCTCGCCCGCGCAGGTCGACCAGATCAAGCAGGGCGCGACAATCGTGGGGCTCGCGGTCACCGGCGCGCTGGTGGCGACGCTGCTGAACGTCACCACGCCGTGGTCCTACACCAGCGGCGAGCAGACCATCGCGCTGCAGGACCAGCTCGACCTGGTGCTGCCGGCGCTGCTGCCGCTGACCGCGACGCTGATCGTCTACGCGCTGATCCGCCGCCGGGTCTCGCCGATCTGGGTGCTGCTGGGCACGCTGGTGGTCGGCCTGGTGCTGGGCTACTTCGGCATCCTGGGCTGA
- a CDS encoding pyridoxamine 5'-phosphate oxidase family protein encodes MSTAFAALRPDFDDILRSIVYPTMTTVDGQHRPRTRVLIPVWEVVDGAPLGWLATYPTPVKVAHLAANPHTTFSYWSAAQNTVAVDTVATWVDDPAVKRRVWKLYEQGSPRGVGYPPGRFWPAPEHDSFGVLRLEPYRVQVLLGRDLAAGRPSRIWTPATAART; translated from the coding sequence GTGAGCACCGCGTTCGCCGCCCTCAGGCCCGACTTCGACGACATCCTCCGCAGCATCGTCTACCCCACCATGACCACCGTCGACGGGCAGCACCGGCCGCGCACCCGCGTCCTGATCCCCGTCTGGGAGGTGGTCGACGGCGCGCCGCTGGGCTGGCTGGCCACGTACCCGACGCCGGTGAAGGTCGCGCACCTCGCCGCGAACCCGCACACGACGTTCTCGTACTGGAGCGCCGCACAGAACACCGTCGCCGTCGACACGGTGGCCACCTGGGTGGACGACCCCGCGGTGAAGCGGCGGGTGTGGAAGCTGTACGAGCAGGGCAGTCCGCGCGGCGTCGGCTACCCGCCGGGCCGGTTCTGGCCGGCGCCGGAGCACGACTCGTTCGGCGTGCTGCGACTGGAGCCGTACCGGGTCCAGGTGCTGCTCGGCCGCGACCTCGCCGCCGGGCGGCCGTCGCGCATCTGGACCCCGGCGACGGCCGCCCGTACGTGA
- the nagA gene encoding N-acetylglucosamine-6-phosphate deacetylase, whose protein sequence is MTGTDEYVLTGARVLLPDGRLEPGAVHVRAGLIAGVGPADGSGLAPGVRRVGLDGRIVAPGFVDTHVHGGLGFNVMSADVESVRAIGRRLRAAGVTSFVATTASVPFDRILRSVRGLAALTGPTGADGADGADLLGIHLEGPFLSPDFRGVHQQENLVEPAPARVAALLDAAGPALRICTIAPELPHAESAVRRLTAAGVRVSVGHTAATFEQAAAAIGWGARRATHLFNAMPPIHHRNPGPVPALLADPSVYLEIVADGLHVAPELIGALAALPGVRERLMLVSDGTDVSGLPDGDHHRWDGTAVRVTGGRAFTPSGGIAGSTSTLIDGVRVLLAAGVPLPVVLNAAARNPARSLGLTDRGVVAAGRRADLIVLDEEATITHTIVHGQWERP, encoded by the coding sequence ATGACGGGGACCGACGAGTACGTGCTGACCGGCGCGCGGGTGCTGCTGCCCGACGGCCGGCTGGAGCCGGGCGCCGTCCACGTCCGGGCCGGCCTGATCGCGGGCGTGGGCCCGGCCGACGGCAGCGGGCTTGCGCCCGGCGTGCGGCGGGTCGGCCTGGACGGGCGCATCGTCGCGCCGGGCTTCGTCGACACGCACGTGCACGGCGGTCTCGGGTTCAACGTCATGAGCGCCGACGTGGAGTCGGTGCGGGCGATCGGGCGCCGGCTGCGCGCGGCCGGCGTCACGTCGTTCGTCGCGACCACCGCGTCGGTGCCGTTCGACCGGATCCTGCGGTCGGTGCGCGGGCTGGCCGCGCTGACCGGGCCGACCGGCGCGGACGGCGCGGACGGCGCCGACCTGCTCGGCATCCACCTGGAGGGGCCGTTCCTGAGCCCCGACTTCCGCGGCGTCCACCAGCAGGAGAACCTGGTCGAGCCGGCGCCGGCGCGGGTCGCCGCGCTGCTCGACGCCGCGGGCCCGGCCCTGCGGATCTGCACGATCGCGCCGGAGCTCCCGCACGCCGAGTCCGCCGTGCGGCGGCTGACCGCGGCCGGCGTGCGGGTGTCCGTCGGACACACCGCCGCGACGTTCGAGCAGGCCGCCGCCGCGATCGGCTGGGGCGCCCGGCGGGCCACGCACCTGTTCAACGCGATGCCGCCGATCCATCACCGCAACCCCGGACCGGTGCCGGCGCTGCTCGCCGACCCGTCGGTGTACCTCGAGATCGTCGCCGACGGCCTGCACGTCGCGCCCGAGCTGATCGGCGCGCTCGCGGCGCTGCCCGGCGTGCGGGAGCGCCTGATGCTCGTCAGCGACGGCACCGACGTCTCCGGCCTGCCCGACGGCGACCACCACCGCTGGGACGGCACGGCGGTGCGGGTCACCGGCGGCCGCGCCTTCACCCCGTCCGGCGGCATCGCCGGCAGCACGTCCACGCTGATCGACGGCGTCCGCGTGCTGCTCGCGGCCGGTGTGCCGCTGCCGGTGGTGCTGAACGCGGCCGCGCGCAACCCGGCCCGCTCCCTGGGGCTCACCGACCGGGGCGTCGTCGCCGCCGGGCGGCGGGCCGACCTGATCGTCCTCGACGAGGAGGCGACGATCACCCACACGATCGTGCATGGACAATGGGAAAGGCCCTAG
- a CDS encoding PTS sugar transporter subunit IIA: protein MTTIVVTGHGSFATSLVETARMIVGSTENVQAIDFPVGSGVEELTERVGAAIDRANPAGEPGRVLILADVLGGSPARVALTEAAAGRADVVTGANLPMLIDLALSAGAATAPELAARAVTAGQDGIRDAGTLVRPEGGVS, encoded by the coding sequence ATGACAACTATCGTCGTGACGGGCCACGGCTCGTTCGCTACGTCGTTGGTCGAGACGGCGCGGATGATCGTCGGCTCGACCGAGAACGTGCAGGCCATCGACTTCCCGGTGGGGTCCGGCGTCGAGGAGCTGACCGAGCGGGTCGGCGCCGCGATCGACCGGGCGAACCCCGCGGGTGAGCCGGGCCGGGTGCTGATCCTGGCCGACGTCCTCGGCGGATCGCCCGCGCGCGTGGCGCTGACCGAGGCGGCGGCGGGCCGGGCGGACGTCGTCACCGGCGCCAACCTGCCCATGCTGATCGACCTCGCGCTGAGCGCGGGCGCCGCGACCGCGCCGGAGCTGGCCGCCCGCGCCGTCACGGCGGGACAGGACGGAATCCGCGACGCCGGCACCCTCGTCCGGCCGGAAGGAGGCGTCTCATGA